A single window of Nocardia higoensis DNA harbors:
- a CDS encoding DUF349 domain-containing protein: protein MTDSNGTAKATPGSAPRPSGAPKPGGSKPHPKPHAVKPAPGPAQQHPHPVVVPTVTDPARWGRVDEDGTAWVKTADGERIVGSWQAGDAAEGLAHFGRRFDDLATEVALLEARLAAGADARKTKAEAIRLAESLPTAAVIGDIDGLAQRLRAITEHSEEAAAHAKEEKERARHEHTERKEALCAEAEQIAAESTQWKHAGDRLREILDEWKTIRGVDRKVDDALWKRYSKAREAFNRRRGAHFAELDRERAAAKTRKEELCVQAEELSGSTDWAGTAAVFRELLNEWKAAGRAPREADEALWRRFKSAQDVFFAARNAAVSERDAEFEANAVAKEELLAAYAYLDPAHLDPAQDLDAARAGLRELQERWEAIGKVPRERMHDLEGKLRAIEKRVREAVDDQWRRTDPEAMARAAQFREKVAHFEEQAAKAEAAGRPRDAEKAREQAKQWREWAEAAEGAVSNL, encoded by the coding sequence ATGACCGACAGCAACGGAACCGCGAAGGCCACCCCCGGCAGCGCGCCGCGTCCGTCCGGTGCCCCGAAACCGGGTGGATCCAAGCCCCATCCCAAGCCGCACGCGGTCAAGCCGGCCCCCGGCCCGGCACAGCAGCATCCCCATCCGGTCGTGGTGCCCACGGTCACCGACCCCGCACGTTGGGGACGGGTCGACGAGGACGGCACCGCCTGGGTGAAGACCGCCGACGGCGAGCGGATCGTCGGCTCCTGGCAGGCGGGCGACGCCGCCGAAGGCCTGGCGCATTTCGGCCGCCGATTCGACGACCTCGCCACCGAGGTCGCCCTGCTCGAGGCGCGTCTGGCCGCCGGAGCCGATGCCCGCAAGACCAAGGCCGAGGCCATCCGGCTCGCCGAGTCGCTGCCCACCGCGGCCGTCATCGGCGACATCGACGGCCTCGCGCAGCGGCTGCGGGCGATCACCGAACACTCCGAGGAAGCCGCCGCGCACGCCAAGGAGGAAAAGGAGCGCGCCCGCCACGAGCACACCGAGCGCAAGGAAGCGCTGTGCGCGGAGGCCGAGCAGATCGCCGCCGAATCCACCCAGTGGAAGCACGCCGGCGACCGACTGCGCGAGATCCTGGACGAGTGGAAGACCATCCGCGGTGTGGACCGCAAGGTCGACGACGCGCTGTGGAAGCGCTACTCGAAGGCCCGCGAGGCGTTCAACCGCAGACGCGGCGCGCACTTCGCCGAGCTGGATCGGGAGCGGGCCGCAGCGAAGACGCGCAAGGAGGAGCTGTGCGTCCAGGCCGAGGAACTGTCCGGCTCCACCGACTGGGCGGGCACCGCGGCCGTCTTCCGCGAACTGCTCAACGAGTGGAAGGCCGCCGGCAGGGCGCCGCGGGAGGCAGATGAAGCGCTGTGGCGCCGGTTCAAGAGCGCCCAGGACGTGTTCTTCGCGGCCCGCAACGCCGCCGTCTCCGAACGCGACGCCGAGTTCGAGGCCAACGCGGTCGCCAAGGAGGAACTGCTCGCGGCCTACGCCTATCTCGATCCTGCTCATCTCGACCCCGCTCAGGATCTCGACGCCGCCCGCGCCGGCCTGCGGGAGCTGCAGGAACGGTGGGAAGCGATCGGCAAGGTGCCGCGCGAGCGGATGCACGATCTCGAGGGCAAGCTGCGCGCGATCGAGAAGCGTGTCCGGGAGGCCGTCGACGATCAGTGGCGTCGCACCGACCCCGAGGCGATGGCGCGCGCCGCGCAGTTCCGGGAGAAGGTCGCGCACTTCGAGGAACAGGCCGCCAAGGCCGAGGCGGCCGGTCGCCCCCGCGACGCCGAGAAGGCCCGCGAACAGGCCAAGCAGTGGCGTGAATGGGCCGAGGCCGCCGAAGGCGCGGTCAGCAACCTCTGA
- the miaB gene encoding tRNA (N6-isopentenyl adenosine(37)-C2)-methylthiotransferase MiaB, which yields MNGERSYEIRTFGCQMNVHDSERLSGLLEDAGYVKVAPGATADLVVFNTCAVRENADNKLYGTLGHLAPVKAGRPGMQIAVGGCLAQKDRDTVVRKAPWVDVVFGTHNLGSLPVLLERARHNEHAQVEILESLEAFPSTLPAKRESAYAGWVSISVGCNNTCTFCIVPSLRGKEVDRRPGDVLAEVQALVEQGVLEVTLLGQNVNSYGASFADPDEPRDRGAFAKLLRACGTIEGLERVRFTSPHPAEFTDDVIEAMAQTPNICPQLHMPLQSGSDRVLKAMRRSYRKARYLGIIEKVRAAITTDIIVGFPGETEADFQETLDVVRQARFTSAFTFQYSKRPGTPAAEMPDQLPKQVVQERYDRLIALQEEISLAANRDLIGAEVELLVAEGAGKKNAATARMSGRARDGRLVHFRPGGTAEPIRPGDLITVDVTEAAPHHLIADSPIRNHRRTRAGDAHERGVTPKTAPIGVGLGLPRIGAPAPEPAAAGCSTGCGS from the coding sequence ATGAACGGAGAACGCAGCTACGAGATCCGCACCTTCGGCTGCCAGATGAACGTGCACGATTCCGAACGCTTGTCCGGTCTGCTCGAGGACGCCGGCTACGTCAAGGTCGCTCCCGGGGCAACGGCGGACCTCGTCGTCTTCAACACCTGCGCGGTGCGCGAGAACGCCGACAACAAGCTCTACGGCACACTCGGCCATCTCGCGCCGGTGAAGGCCGGCCGGCCGGGCATGCAGATCGCGGTCGGCGGCTGCCTGGCGCAGAAGGACCGCGACACCGTGGTGCGCAAGGCGCCCTGGGTGGACGTGGTGTTCGGCACCCACAACCTGGGCTCGCTGCCGGTGCTGCTCGAACGCGCCCGGCACAACGAGCACGCACAGGTCGAGATCCTGGAATCGCTCGAGGCTTTCCCCTCGACCCTGCCCGCCAAGCGGGAATCCGCCTATGCGGGCTGGGTCTCGATATCGGTGGGGTGCAACAACACCTGCACCTTCTGCATCGTGCCTTCGCTACGCGGCAAGGAAGTCGACCGCAGGCCCGGCGACGTACTCGCCGAAGTGCAGGCGCTCGTCGAGCAGGGCGTGCTCGAGGTCACCTTGCTCGGGCAGAACGTCAATTCCTACGGCGCTTCCTTCGCCGATCCGGACGAGCCGCGCGATCGCGGTGCCTTCGCCAAGCTGCTGCGCGCCTGCGGCACCATCGAGGGACTGGAGCGAGTGCGCTTCACCTCGCCGCATCCGGCCGAGTTCACCGACGACGTGATCGAGGCGATGGCACAGACCCCCAATATCTGCCCCCAGTTGCACATGCCGTTGCAGTCCGGCTCCGACCGGGTGCTCAAGGCCATGCGCCGCTCCTATCGCAAGGCGCGCTACCTGGGCATCATCGAGAAGGTGCGCGCGGCCATCACCACCGACATCATCGTCGGCTTCCCCGGCGAGACCGAGGCGGACTTCCAGGAGACCCTGGACGTGGTGCGGCAGGCCCGGTTCACCAGCGCCTTCACTTTCCAGTACTCCAAGCGTCCCGGCACACCCGCGGCCGAGATGCCCGATCAGCTCCCCAAGCAGGTGGTGCAGGAGCGCTACGACCGGCTCATCGCGCTGCAAGAGGAGATCTCGCTGGCGGCCAACCGCGATCTGATCGGCGCGGAGGTGGAACTGCTGGTCGCCGAGGGCGCGGGCAAGAAAAACGCCGCCACCGCCCGGATGAGCGGCCGGGCCCGCGACGGCAGGCTGGTGCACTTCCGGCCGGGCGGTACCGCCGAGCCGATCCGCCCCGGCGACCTGATCACCGTCGACGTCACCGAGGCCGCGCCGCATCATCTGATCGCCGACTCCCCGATCAGGAACCATCGCCGTACCCGCGCCGGTGACGCGCACGAGCGCGGTGTCACCCCGAAGACCGCGCCGATCGGCGTCGGACTCGGCCTGCCCAGGATCGGCGCACCCGCGCCGGAACCGGCCGCCGCGGGCTGCTCGACCGGTTGCGGCTCATGA
- a CDS encoding amino acid ABC transporter ATP-binding protein has product MISMRGVDKHFGKLHVLRDIDLEVPRGQVVIVLGPSGSGKSTLIRTINRLEPIDSGAIAVDGVALPSEGKALAALRADVGMVFQSFNLFAHKTILDNVMLAPMKVRRVGKQQARSRAMELLERVGIADQADKYPAQLSGGQQQRVAIARALAMNPKVMLFDEPTSALDPEMVNEVLDVMVSLAKEGMTMLVVTHEMGFARRAGDRVLFMADGSVVEDTDPETFFTTPKSERAKDFLGKILSH; this is encoded by the coding sequence ATGATTTCGATGCGCGGTGTCGACAAGCACTTCGGCAAGCTGCACGTGCTGCGCGACATCGATCTGGAGGTCCCGCGTGGACAGGTGGTGATCGTCCTCGGCCCGTCCGGTTCAGGGAAGTCCACCCTGATCCGGACCATCAATCGGCTCGAGCCCATCGATTCCGGCGCCATCGCCGTCGACGGCGTTGCGCTGCCGTCGGAGGGCAAGGCGCTGGCTGCGTTGCGCGCCGACGTCGGCATGGTCTTCCAGTCGTTCAATCTGTTCGCGCACAAGACAATTCTCGACAATGTGATGCTCGCCCCGATGAAGGTACGCCGGGTCGGGAAACAGCAGGCGCGCAGCCGGGCGATGGAATTGCTCGAGCGGGTCGGCATCGCCGACCAGGCCGACAAGTACCCCGCCCAGCTGTCCGGCGGTCAGCAGCAGCGAGTCGCCATCGCGCGGGCATTGGCGATGAACCCCAAGGTCATGCTGTTCGACGAGCCGACCTCCGCGCTGGACCCGGAAATGGTCAACGAGGTGCTCGACGTGATGGTCTCGCTCGCCAAAGAGGGCATGACCATGCTGGTGGTCACCCACGAGATGGGCTTCGCCCGGCGCGCGGGCGACCGGGTGCTGTTCATGGCCGACGGCTCGGTCGTCGAGGACACCGACCCCGAAACCTTCTTCACGACACCGAAATCCGAACGAGCCAAGGACTTCCTGGGCAAGATTCTCAGCCACTGA
- a CDS encoding glutamate ABC transporter substrate-binding protein yields MRITRALRFGIGALALALAATGCGGGDEGSALEHAEEGKLTIGIKYDQPGLGLRTKDGTFTGFDVAVAEYVAGKLGVQPEGITFKEAPSAQRETLIENGQVDFIVATYSINDKRKEKVDFAGPYYVAGQSLLVRADNTDITGPESLNGNKKLCSVKGSTPAQNVKDKYANEVQLQEFDTYSLCVEALRNGSVDAVTTDDIILAGFAAQSPGQLKVVGETFTTENYGIGLAKGDQETRDRINDAIEEMISSGAWEAALKQSVGAADFTPSPAPQVDRY; encoded by the coding sequence ATGAGGATCACCCGTGCACTTCGTTTCGGCATCGGGGCGCTCGCCCTGGCCTTGGCCGCCACCGGCTGCGGCGGCGGCGACGAGGGCAGTGCTCTCGAACACGCCGAGGAAGGCAAGCTCACCATCGGCATCAAGTACGACCAGCCGGGTCTGGGACTGCGCACCAAGGACGGCACCTTCACCGGCTTCGACGTCGCGGTCGCCGAGTACGTGGCGGGCAAGCTCGGCGTGCAGCCCGAGGGCATCACCTTCAAGGAGGCTCCGTCCGCGCAGCGCGAGACGCTGATCGAGAACGGCCAGGTCGACTTCATCGTCGCCACCTACTCGATCAACGACAAGCGCAAGGAGAAGGTCGACTTCGCCGGTCCCTACTACGTGGCGGGCCAGTCGCTGCTGGTGCGGGCCGACAACACCGACATCACCGGTCCGGAATCGCTGAACGGCAACAAGAAGCTGTGCTCGGTGAAGGGCTCGACCCCGGCGCAGAACGTCAAGGACAAGTACGCCAACGAGGTGCAGCTGCAGGAGTTCGACACCTACTCGCTGTGCGTGGAGGCGCTGCGCAACGGCTCGGTCGACGCGGTGACCACCGACGACATCATCCTGGCCGGTTTCGCCGCCCAGTCCCCCGGACAGCTCAAGGTGGTCGGCGAGACCTTCACCACCGAGAATTACGGCATCGGCTTGGCCAAGGGTGATCAGGAAACGCGCGACCGGATCAACGACGCGATCGAGGAGATGATCTCCTCGGGCGCGTGGGAGGCCGCGCTGAAGCAGAGCGTCGGCGCCGCCGATTTCACCCCGTCACCCGCACCGCAGGTCGACCGCTACTGA
- a CDS encoding amino acid ABC transporter permease → MFDLISEYDTQILEAFWVTIKLTFFSAIGALVLGTIVAAMRVSPVPVARWLGTAYVTVFRNTPLTLIIVFCSLGLYSALGWTLAGDSIVDNNYWWAIVGLSVYTAAFVCESLRSGINTVPLGQSEAGRSLGFGFAQNLRLVVLPQAFRSVIAPLGSVLIALTKNSTIAAAIGVAEAAHLMAEMIENEAALLAIGAIFAFGFVLITLPTGLLFGWLAKRYEVSR, encoded by the coding sequence GTGTTCGACCTGATCTCGGAATACGACACCCAGATCCTGGAAGCGTTCTGGGTCACGATCAAACTGACCTTCTTCTCCGCGATCGGCGCGCTGGTTCTCGGCACGATCGTCGCCGCGATGCGCGTATCACCGGTCCCGGTCGCCCGCTGGCTGGGCACCGCCTACGTCACCGTCTTCCGCAACACCCCGCTGACCCTGATCATCGTGTTCTGTTCGCTCGGCCTGTATTCGGCGCTGGGCTGGACGCTGGCCGGGGATTCCATCGTCGACAACAACTACTGGTGGGCGATCGTCGGCCTGAGCGTCTATACCGCGGCGTTCGTGTGCGAGTCACTGCGGTCGGGCATCAACACCGTGCCGCTGGGGCAGTCCGAGGCGGGCCGCTCGCTCGGCTTCGGTTTCGCTCAGAATCTGCGCCTGGTGGTGTTGCCGCAGGCTTTCCGTTCGGTGATCGCCCCGCTGGGCAGCGTGCTGATCGCACTGACCAAGAACTCGACCATCGCCGCGGCCATCGGCGTCGCCGAAGCCGCCCACCTGATGGCCGAGATGATCGAGAACGAAGCCGCCCTGCTCGCCATCGGCGCGATCTTCGCTTTCGGCTTCGTCCTCATCACCCTGCCGACCGGCCTGCTGTTCGGCTGGCTCGCGAAGCGATACGAGGTGTCCCGATGA